The sequence below is a genomic window from Sorangiineae bacterium MSr12523.
CCCATGAATGGAACGCTCGAAGAGTCCGCTGAGTCAGCCAAGTCTCACTGGTGGGTGACCTTCAATCCGTAAATATTCACCTCGCCATAATTGCTTTCACCGCACGAGTCTTCTTTATCGCAATTCGATTGCGTATAGGCGCCGGCCTTGAAGTAGCACCCTGACGTCTTTTTGCTCAGCGTGTAGGCCGGAGAGCTGGCGTTGTTGTAGTAGATTTTGATCTTCCCGCCGCTGGCCACGAACTTCACGGTAAAGCGTTTGCCGAGGACGTAGTTCGCATCCAAGGTGGGGCCGGTGTCGCCGTTGATGTCGACGAACAACTTGGGATATTCGAGGCGAATGACGATGACGTCGTCGTTGGCATCGTGGATCTGGCCCGCGACCACGTGCTTCTTCTTTTTGGGCACCGCCGTGATCGCCTCGTCGATGATCATGGTGTGGGTGCCCGAGGAGGTCGACCAGCTTGCGTTCGACTTGCCGCTGTCCTTCATCTCGCGCAGCTCGGAACGGGGATAGCCCGAGCCGCTGGTGGTGACCCCATTGGTCGGCGCGCGAAACTGCACGCCGTCGCCCGCCGCGTTGACCTTGAAGTACGGGTCGACCGAGAATGTGGCCAGCGACGGCTGGGTGACCTCCTTTGGCTTTTCGGACGCGCCCGTGGGCAGCGTCACCTTCCAATTCGTGAGGTCGAGCACCTTCGCCGGCACCGCGCCCGCGAGCGCAGCCTCGTCGGCCGGATCCGACTGCTCTGCCTGGTCTGCCTGGTCTGCCTGGTCTGGCTGGTCTGCCTGGTCTGACTGGTTTGGCTGCTCTGACTGGTTTGACTGCGGGTCATCGTTCGCCGCCTCCGCCGAGCATCCGACGAGCCAGAGCGCCGCCATTCCGAGAATCCATCGTCCCTTCATCGTCCACCTCCCAGTCCTTTTCGATATGGTAACGTTATCAGTCCATTAACATGCCGCCGTTGATCTCGATGGTCTCCCCCACCACGTAACTCGAGGCCCCGGACGCGAGAAACGCGATCACGCTCGCTACCTCCGCGGGGGTCCCCACCCTGCCGGCTGGAATGGCGGCGACATGGGCCTTCATCGCCTCGGGCGTGGAGAACTGCTCGTGAAACGGCGTATCGATG
It includes:
- a CDS encoding polysaccharide lyase family 7 protein — its product is MAALWLVGCSAEAANDDPQSNQSEQPNQSDQADQPDQADQADQAEQSDPADEAALAGAVPAKVLDLTNWKVTLPTGASEKPKEVTQPSLATFSVDPYFKVNAAGDGVQFRAPTNGVTTSGSGYPRSELREMKDSGKSNASWSTSSGTHTMIIDEAITAVPKKKKHVVAGQIHDANDDVIVIRLEYPKLFVDINGDTGPTLDANYVLGKRFTVKFVASGGKIKIYYNNASSPAYTLSKKTSGCYFKAGAYTQSNCDKEDSCGESNYGEVNIYGLKVTHQ